DNA from Carassius auratus strain Wakin unplaced genomic scaffold, ASM336829v1 scaf_tig00036597, whole genome shotgun sequence:
tttatgcaaatcttcccacatactgaCGTCGATATGTGgaggcgtgttagaacgagctgttTCGGGGTGGTGTGGATTTGTTTTCTTTAGTCTTTGcatcttctttattcaccaagagctcgaaaacactccaaagagaaaggaaatgttgaaatcgcatcatatgacttcTTTAAGCGTGGCAGATGGTGCCTGAGCCCTACCGAGCTCAACAGCGCCCCACAGTTTTGCAACGTAATTCTGTGGTGAAAGGGGAACTGCAGCGTTCCACCAAGATGATATCAATCCACTTCTGCCAAAATTTAGTCCACATGTGTTCAGAGATTAGAATATAAAGTTTACAAAATGCTTTTTCATATATTAATGCTTCAACCCGGAACCTGCCCCACCTTAATTTACGGTAAGGAGCCGCTACCGTCCAACAAGAAGcgataattataaaaataaaaagtcaaaattatcacataccaagtcataattatgagataaaggtCTTATGACGTCAGTTATGAGACAAAGCATAATTATGACGTCAATTATGAGATGAACCCTAAATTGACTAAGTTATAATTATGTCTTTATTTAGACTTCATCTCATGAGATTTTGAAGATGAagttgaaattgtaaaaaatacattattcttTTTCAGTTAacgcattaactaatgttaacaaatgagaccttattttaaagtgttacaaaaagtattatctataatattttttaacaatgattTTAATGATCTATAAGCActtgtaaaataattgtattgcACTATTTTACCAGTACAGTACATAActtattttatgcatttgtttttcgTTCTAACCAACTTTACAGAGCATTAAAGAGTCAggcttaaaatatttcttatccTATGACTCCATCTAGTGGATAGTAATGACAGCCTTCATCTGTCAGTTGAAATATCTGATAATTTTAATTTGGGGATAATGAGATTTGGATAAAGAGATGAtgtttgaagcaaaaacagttaaaaaaaatggcacacttcctaATAGGGTATCTATATGATCAGCCTCAACTGCGGTAAAGTTTTCGAATCGAACAATGTATGTGCAAGTTACCACACACTtcctgtttcctttttttttcctttacataATTTGTCATGGCCAAAATCATTTGACATTAAAAATCCCCTTGCAACTTAAACATCACCAAtatcttgagatcatgttgactaaGTTTGGTTGGGCAATCGGATGAAAAACCTAGGAGGAATACTTCACATTCTATAGCATGAGTTTTTCACCAAACTCAAAATAGCCAACTCCCTGTTGGCCGGAGTTAATGACATGCAATGTGAAACTACTTTGGCTCGATGATATCTGTACGTGTACTGAGTTTCAAATGTTTaggtgcaagtatgtatgatatattgCTGTAGAGTCCCTTTGCCATGCCTGAGTTTTGCAAAGCTATTttgctaagtttttttttttataaaatatggcCCTGATAACCTTCAAGCAAGAGCAATACATGCAATACTCCACAATTGAAAGAGTCTCGGTTACACTTTAATACTGTGTTAACTGATGCATGCTGAGGTTCTGTTATCACTATCTCTTCAAAAGAAAAACACCATCTTTTACACATGACAGGACAGGAAGTTGATCTCATCTATATCAACTATTGGCAAGCAATGATTTGGCATAGTCAAAccacaattttattgttttagtatcAGTGAAATACTTTACGAAGAGTTCTTCTCATTAATGTAATTGTTCTCTGCAGGAACTGGTATCTTGACCACACAATGGAGCTTTAGGGGAGTAAAGAATCCTATTTATTAAAGGCAATGAAACCATCTGTGCAACATATGCATCTACTGTATGCTTGAAGTAATAAAAAGAAGCATGCAGTATGTGTAGGACGGACTCCagtaaattctaaatatattgcaTCACGTCTCAGGAAATGCATAGACTTGTCACATGATCAGGTGttatttctaagaaaaaaaatattccgCAACACACATACAGAGATCAGAATGCATGATTAGGTTATACATTTTCAGACCATATTTGGAATATCCAACAGTTTAattatttgttgattttgatttgcGAGATCCTTAATACATTTACTACAAGCTACTAAAAATATGAATACTTAAATAAATTCCATAGAATACGAATTCAGCTGCATATGCATGTGAGATGTGAAAAGGGGAATACCAGCGATGCAAAAAGAATATTATTAGTGAtaatgtgaagaagaaaaaaaaaacagtttgtagATTTAGCTACTTCTCAGAAATGATTGACATGAATGAGAGAACTACTGTAACCACAGAGAgaatttgatagatagatagatagatagatagatagatagatagatagatagatagatagatagatagatagatagatagatagatagatagatagatagatagatagatagatagatagatagataaatagatagatagatagatagatagatgcatgcatacacatataaacacatttaaggAAATGTTTCATTCTCACAAGCAATTCAAATGAATGTcaataaaaattaattgttgttgttgtaaatattaaaatgcatattttctggTATTTGAGGAGCCCATATTTATAAACGTGATTTTTatgaatacataattatatttaaatgtcttcTCTGTAGCATATAGACAATTTCTGatcaaaaccaaaaaaattaCCTGATGAAGCATCAGAGTCTTcaaagaaaacatgaaaacagtaGTAGAAAATATTCAATATACCTTAATAACTCAGTCCAGTACTAGAGATTCAAAAGTGATAACGCGATGCTCTGCTAAAGGTTCTCCTCTTGTCACTTTGACTCATGCTGCACCTATGATGACAAAACAGGAAagaagcaaaatatttttttatttcacagaagGAGGTGAACTTATTTTCCAAACAGCAAGGgacgcttttttttttctagcactGCATGTCTATAAATACATGCACACTgaactaatatttatttcatcCGTTTCTGTTGAAGTCAAAGAGGGAAGTTAGTTCTTCTACAAACCTCTTTTTGAGAATTCACTGCGTCTTCAGTTGCGCTCCATTACTTCACTTGCAAATTTGTGTTTTGTGTCTAACTTGGAAACTCttgtattaaatatgtaataaaaaacaaagtgaTAAAAACTGAGaatttattagtaaaaaaaaaaaaaagtacatgacATAAACCATCTGACCAAACATTTGCTTTTCATCATATTTTTGCAAGGCCCGTCAACAACCTATTTTACTTAAACTCATTAGAATGTTCCACATCATTAACATAAAAATTAAAGAGCGTAATTAATTACACGTCCGTTAGGTGTATCTCCTTCATTCTCAAATGCATAATCCATCCACAAAAGCACCGTAGCGGATCGAACTAATTGAGTGGCGCTACAAGAAGCATCTGTGAGCAGAAAGCTGAATAAAGGACAAACAGCAGCAGTCCATTATTTATCATTTAGTCGTTAAGTCCTGCCACCCATCCTGATTCATTTGGAAGTCTTCCTGTCAGTGCAAAAACActgcattgtgttttattttttttagacacTTGAGCACAAGACAAATCCCAAAGCAGCATTGTTCACCAGGATGAAATTCACACAGTGTCCTGTTCAACAGCCGCGGATTTCTCATGCATAAATTACAGCTGTGCAGGAGAAACAAAAACATCAGTCTTTTTATCAATAATGCCATCCCTCCGACAAAATACAAAGATCTGTATGGCACAGTAAGCCGAGGGCCGGAGGAATGGCTGAGCGTTTGTTTCTTTCCACCAGAGAGACATTGTGCTTTGTACGAAAGTTTTGCGCAGCCCAAATACTGTCGAGCCAGACGAGCGCTGCATTTTCTCAACGTCTGGGTCTGCCTCTGTGGACCTGCTGGAGAGGAGAGGgagaaaagaaagaacaaaatgcTTCATTTGATATAAATCATGTCTAAAGGCCCTTTCACGTTGCTTGAGTCAGCGTTGGACAGTGAACTCAACTTGGCCCAATCTCAATTTCAACTTCAACCCCGTTCGCTgatctttttttaatgattttgaaagccAATGATAAGCAGACGATTTGCATGACGTATGAAAAGTCTGGATGTGCAATGATAAGTCTAACTCTGCATTCAAGCTAATCATTTAGAATAAAAGGaacttaaaaacattataataactgtaaaatattaagGTCTTCAATGCATCATCatgcatttttgtgcatttatattaaccacacacacacacacacgtctgaataataaatacaatacttTTACAGAATTTATTAACCTGTATGTCATTTACTCAACACTTATTTATACATGTTTAAATCAAAAGATAGATATTGCACTAAAAAAAGAACATGatcaattttttaattaaaaaagatgtAAAAACACATTACTCATTGTCAGTTAATGGATTAAAGTTATCAATTGACCTAATTTAAAACATCAAAAGAATTAAGAAACAATAACttgttttacttttctttctaCACTGACTTTGAAACAATCACCACAGATGCTCTTTCAGATTCAAATGTGGTTGTTTTCACACCTAGTGACTTCTTCAAATTTTGTGATGCCGCCCTCAGCATTTTTCACACTGCGGTTCAAACAGAGCACTAGTCTTGATGCTAGAAGTCATCTGAaagagcattaaaatatttacatactcATTAGTGACTTATTTGGTAACACTATAGAGTGATGAAACACAATAAGCATGTGTTCATCTTACATTAGCGTGTTACTAAACTCACAATCAATTTTTAATCTATACTGTAAATAATTATGCATTTCTCCTGATTCATCATCTTGAATTTAATGTGAACATCGTGGCTTTGGAACATCATTTATGTCAAATGCTCATGAAAGATTGAAACGCTGACTATAGAGGTGGCTGAATTGGTTTTGGAACAAAGCATCAATAAAATATGGATATAAATACCGAACTGTAAATACATCCCACCCAATTCAACAACTCCAGACATTCAATTAATATCTTGTAAAGCAAAAAGCTCCAtgcttgtaataaacaaatccaccattaagacgtttttaacttcaaagaCTTCAGAGACAagaggagatggactttttcacctatggaagcattattatggattacaaTCTCATATTTTTGACAGAAGCGACAGTTTAAAGTTAGACAATTTAAagcgtcttgatggatttgttttcttacaaacacatagattttcaattcacaagatgttaattgatggactggagtgctttggttttcttgtggattattgtgatgtttttatcagctgtttggactctcattctgatggcacccattcactgcagagcattcattggtgagcaagtgatggaatgctacatttctccaaatctgataaacaaaaactttttttttttattaaatatttctttataatttaaaatctaataaaaatgggtgtacaaaacatttaaactaattttctaaaaaaaatctcATCTAGTTGAATTATCTATaacttaaaaaattttttttgatggGTTAAAGTAATGGAGAAACATCTAGTGGATCATGACATGGTCACTGCATTAAATGCATCagccataaaatgtgttgcatgTTGCATACCTGACGCATGTGTGTTGGGTGCCCATGCACGGTTGCATGCATTGGATGCACTCCTGGCATTCGCTGTGGACTTGTATGCAAAACTCCAGTTTGCTTGTGCATGTTTGGAGATCTGTGTCTGCGTTGCACGGTCACAGGCTGGATGGTGCGCGGCTGCTGCATGCGTTCACGTGGAAGTTTCTGGAACTGGTCTGGCCGCAGCACTGGAGGTGGAGTAGGAGGCCTCTGGCCCACTTTGTTGAGCTGCTGGACGGGTTGAGAAGGTCCAGGATTCTGCAAGGCAGCTTGAGACTGCTGGAACCAGTTGGCAGAAGGGTTATCGATTTGGGTGGTGTGTTGGCGTAGGGCAGCCTCAGTGAGAGGAATGGATGGCTGAGGCACGGTCTGATTTGGTCTGGTGCCAGTTTGTGTTTGAGGTATGATCGTTCCCCTTGGTTGACCAATGGGGATTGGATTCTGACCATAAGATGTTTGGGTTTGAGGTATGATCGTTCCCCTTGGTTGACCAATGGCGATTGGATTCTGACCCTGAGAGGTTTGGGTTTGAGGTATAATCGTTCCCCTTGGTTGACCAATGGCGATTGGATTCTGAGCCTGAGAGGTTTGGGTTTGAGGCATTGCAGTCTGGATTTGAGATTGGACTTGTGGTTGGCTGCTTAAGTTCTGTTGGACCGCTTGTCTCTGCACATTTGGGTCCAATTGAGAGTTGTTGGGCACGATTGGTCTCTGGAGGTCTCTTCTTTGGGGAGGAGCAGCTTGGGTCAACCTTCCCGAAGGTTCAGTTTCCCGGTATCTCGGAGCAGAACGATTTCTCTGTGCATCTCGTTGTGGCAAATCTGAAGATCCACTACTGTCTGAACTATAGATTTCGGGGTTGGGATACGCCGGCGTTCCCTGCAAACGGTCCCAAGGCAACTGTTGGAGGTGCGTTCTGGAGTCATTGAACTGGTTGTTGGTCTGAACGGGGTTTGAACGCCGACTTCGCTCTTCTGTTGATGATCTTGAGTTGGGATTTCGGCGGTTTGCATTGGTTTGGTCGGTAGAGTGCGAGTATCCAGTCTGAATGAGGCTGTTGGGTTGGCGAGAACCATTTGGTAAAGCATTATTAAgtgttgtttgtgtttgattACCAGTCTGAGAATGATTTTGATGGTTGGCGTTAGTATGTTGACTCTGTAGTGCACTTTCTCCATGGTTTGCATGTTGCTGGACCACCTGATGTGCTTCTGGAGGGTATGTGTTCAAGTTGACATGCACCGTTTGAGGTTGTGTATTATTAAACTGGTCGGTTCGTGGCAAGGTGTTGAGGTTTACATGAACTGTATGGGCAAGCGCACCAGGCTGAGAACTGCCCGTTTGTATGAGAATATTGGGATTGTTTTGGACAGGTTGTGGGAAGGACCTCTGAGGGTCATTGTTTGGATATGAATTGTTTTGATGCCCATTGTCTGGGACTGTACTGAAGTTGCGTTGGAATACATCAGTGTGTTGTTGTCCATTATTAAGGAGTGGGTTGGAGTTGCTGGGCATGTTTTGTGACATTGTGTTTATGTTCCCATTGTTGTCATTGGGAACGGCAGTGAAGTTTTGTGGGTGTGTGTTGTGTAATGGTGGATTAAGGTGGTTTTCATTGACAAGAGCTCTGTTTGCAATCTGTGGAGAGGGAACATGTGTATTAATGTACATTAAAAGAGATGTTAAGACGAGTCAATATCATGCACTTTACAATGATTGCAAGGTGCTTTTATGTGGCCATTAAGTTTTGTAAAAGACGTTAAActggttttgtaattttttttccttgaaaATAAAGTATAAGAGTGTCAATATAAAGatgttttaatagcatcttaactctttccccgccatgcatttctgatcattttcatttagattttatggcccccagaatattttgttgtatgaatatctgaacatgcaataaatcaaaataaagacgTTTCATTCggcagttttattttatatgccGATTGGattatttttcatatgcatcTGCTTAAATATGCTAGTTTCTGCATTTTCCTCGCCTGTGTTTTTGATCGGGAGATACTGGACTCATTCGGTTTTTGGTGGGAAACGTTAAGTAGGGAAAACAGTGATTGAGTTGGTAAGTTCAATTCATTGATGTGAATACATTCAgaatcattttaatgaataaattctGAACGTAATGATTGATTTACAcgattacaaaatatttcacattatctCTGTGTGccaattgtaattatatttctgctatattttgttatttaaaaaaatcatataatatttaataaatataattgtgtgagtgtgtatatgtatatatatatatatatatatatatatatatatatatatataattgcatatagatagatagatagatagatagatagatagtattgaagaatcattattatattaatattattttatgttttatattatatattgaatattatttatcttttaaaaattataagaatcaaatgtaatttaaaatatttgtattattgtatatttttatgactttttatttactatttaacaataataataataacatatttttttatatttttttttacaaataatcacaataactattaatatatatatatatatatatatatatatatatatatatatatatatatatatatatatatatatatatatatatatatataaaaatatatttttgccaaATTGTCCATTATTCTACATTAcacagaacacaaaaggagaatgtGACGCTGTCTTACTGTGATTCCTTCATTCTGGTTTGTATTCTGACGTCCAATAGTATCTTTGAGTCTCCGATCCACTGTAAATATGAGCAGATAAGCATcaaaacatccaaaataaaacaatgaactgAAGCATTTAACAGGGACATACCGTTTCTTTGTCGCAGAAGCAAAATAATGACAACAATAATTATGATGAGTGCAACAACACAGGCCACAACGATCCCCGCCACAGCGCCTCCGCTCAGACACGTACCTGTAAACatcatttttagattttacatATTTACTCACTGCTAATAACAGAAGACACATCACAGAAACATTGATAATGGAGACAGCAAACACAAGAAAGATCCCTGAAATAGGAAAATCATTGTAGGAGGATGAAAATTATGGCTCGTTCTAGTGAGGTGGCGTGTGAATTTATCAATCCTGTGGTTGAATACTCCCTCTCTGGTCAAGAAAATTAATGTTAGGCCGAAGAATAAACTGACAGATGCATCTGTCACCAAAAGTGCCACAGAGAGCCATTAACTCACCCACAACAGCCAGGTCAACCTGCTGCTTCGATGTCCCTCCTGTGACATCATTCTGTGCGATGCAGGTGTAACGGCCGCTCTGATTGGAGGAGAAGATCTGCAGACTCAGCACGCCACTCCCTGATTGGCCGGTGGTCACCGGCTGGCCGTTAAGTTCCCATGAGAAGGAGGCAGGAGGTAGAGAGGCAGACGTACAGGTGAGACGCACCGTCTGTCCCACAGTAGCATCTCCTCCACCAACACACTCACTTGAGGTTTTAGTCAACTGTGGGGCGTCTGGTCCATCTGAGGAACCAAAAAATGGTTTATATGACTAATTACATATCACCATAATTGTGTATCattatatgattattttactgAAAATGCTATTATTTCAGATTATACAGCACAAAACAGGAAAAAGCAGCATCATATTACTGTGTATTTTTGATGATGCAGTCTATTATCTACTTGAGCTTCATTCCTGTGTATTATATTCTTTTTATCTGTAACTTGTTGGACACAAACCATAAAATCAGATTATTTACAATGCGTAAATAATTTTGATATCAGTGCAAAGTCTATTTGTAAAGCTTGTTTCATAATACATATTGTTTCAAGACAGCttcacagaaatattaattattagcGGTAATATTAAGGAtatgacttattattattaataaatgattgatattgttattgatataataattatattaaaataaaataaaattatattgtatgtatatatatatatatatatatatatatatatatatatatatatatatatatacagtgccctccacaaTTATTGGGACCCCTGTTTAAGGGGTGGTCGTGGACTTCTAaaaattatccttttttttttttaaacaacatagaatccaaatgcaaaaaaaagaaaaaaatccaaccttttatttaagtacattactttggtggtaaaaaaaaaaaaattacacataaaaaaaaaaaaaaaaaaaaaattgaaatcatgtgtgccacaattattggcacccctgaCAATTCCActgaaaatttttatatattttttaatatatat
Protein-coding regions in this window:
- the LOC113082603 gene encoding homeobox protein 5 isoform X2 codes for the protein MNTLLHLFVVVLSLTSLSLVVVCLDPVPVQIVTTPVLVASGKDAVFTVQTVSDVSLIRWTDSTAATLALWANGSPVIIPIQQYLGRISVTATQLKITNSQIRDSGNYSVSVEPSPTTGFGVNTRSVQLKVFDAVNGVSLSLPSLPLEGGNVSLSCSWSVGSDVSVVWGKGGTALSSDSRITISAGSLLIKQARRDDAGEYTCTVRNAVSAQTAKSTLSVYYGPDAPQLTKTSSECVGGGDATVGQTVRLTCTSASLPPASFSWELNGQPVTTGQSGSGVLSLQIFSSNQSGRYTCIAQNDVTGGTSKQQVDLAVVGTCLSGGAVAGIVVACVVALIIIIVVIILLLRQRNVDRRLKDTIGRQNTNQNEGITIANRALVNENHLNPPLHNTHPQNFTAVPNDNNGNINTMSQNMPSNSNPLLNNGQQHTDVFQRNFSTVPDNGHQNNSYPNNDPQRSFPQPVQNNPNILIQTGSSQPGALAHTVHVNLNTLPRTDQFNNTQPQTVHVNLNTYPPEAHQVVQQHANHGESALQSQHTNANHQNHSQTGNQTQTTLNNALPNGSRQPNSLIQTGYSHSTDQTNANRRNPNSRSSTEERSRRSNPVQTNNQFNDSRTHLQQLPWDRLQGTPAYPNPEIYSSDSSGSSDLPQRDAQRNRSAPRYRETEPSGRLTQAAPPQRRDLQRPIVPNNSQLDPNVQRQAVQQNLSSQPQVQSQIQTAMPQTQTSQAQNPIAIGQPRGTIIPQTQTSQGQNPIAIGQPRGTIIPQTQTSYGQNPIPIGQPRGTIIPQTQTGTRPNQTVPQPSIPLTEAALRQHTTQIDNPSANWFQQSQAALQNPGPSQPVQQLNKVGQRPPTPPPVLRPDQFQKLPRERMQQPRTIQPVTVQRRHRSPNMHKQTGVLHTSPQRMPGVHPMHATVHGHPTHMRQVHRGRPRR
- the LOC113082603 gene encoding homeobox protein 5 isoform X1, with the translated sequence MNTLLHLFVVVLSLTSLSLVVVCLDPVPVQIVTTPVLVASGKDAVFTVQTVSDVSLIRWTDSTAATLALWANGSPVIIPIQQYLGRISVTATQLKITNSQIRDSGNYSVSVEPSPTTGFGVNTRSVQLKVFDAVNGVSLSLPSLPLEGGNVSLSCSWSVGSDVSVVWGKGGTALSSDSRITISAGSLLIKQARRDDAGEYTCTVRNAVSAQTAKSTLSVYYGPDAPQLTKTSSECVGGGDATVGQTVRLTCTSASLPPASFSWELNGQPVTTGQSGSGVLSLQIFSSNQSGRYTCIAQNDVTGGTSKQQVDLAVVGTCLSGGAVAGIVVACVVALIIIIVVIILLLRQRNVDRRLKDTIGRQNTNQNEGITIANRALVNENHLNPPLHNTHPQNFTAVPNDNNGNINTMSQNMPSNSNPLLNNGQQHTDVFQRNFSTVPDNGHQNNSYPNNDPQRSFPQPVQNNPNILIQTGSSQPGALAHTVHVNLNTLPRTDQFNNTQPQTVHVNLNTYPPEAHQVVQQHANHGESALQSQHTNANHQNHSQTGNQTQTTLNNALPNGSRQPNSLIQTGYSHSTDQTNANRRNPNSRSSTEERSRRSNPVQTNNQFNDSRTHLQQLPWDRLQGTPAYPNPEIYSSDSSGSSDLPQRDAQRNRSAPRYRETEPSGRLTQAAPPQRRDLQRPIVPNNSQLDPNVQRQAVQQNLSSQPQVQSQIQTAMPQTQTSQAQNPIAIGQPRGTIIPQTQTSQGQNPIAIGQPRGTIIPQTQTSYGQNPIPIGQPRGTIIPQTQTGTRPNQTVPQPSIPLTEAALRQHTTQIDNPSANWFQQSQAALQNPGPSQPVQQLNKVGQRPPTPPPVLRPDQFQKLPRERMQQPRTIQPVTVQRRHRSPNMHKQTGVLHTSPQRMPGVHPMHATVHGHPTHMRQQVHRGRPRR